The Herbaspirillum sp. RTI4 genome has a segment encoding these proteins:
- a CDS encoding DUF904 domain-containing protein, with product MISELQQLSDKVAQLAALTSSLRQENAELRSQIHLLDVEKSELATRIDAAHARVSTLLSMMPSIEPPPELSVDSNSEETA from the coding sequence ATGATCTCTGAACTACAGCAACTTTCCGATAAAGTAGCCCAACTGGCTGCATTGACTTCGTCATTGCGCCAAGAAAACGCAGAATTACGTTCGCAAATTCATTTACTCGACGTAGAAAAATCGGAATTAGCTACACGTATTGATGCTGCACATGCAAGAGTCTCCACGCTACTCAGCATGATGCCGTCAATAGAGCCACCACCAGAGCTATCCGTTGATTCCAACAGCGAGGAAACCGCATGA
- a CDS encoding alanine racemase encodes MRLPSLPSILHPAVRHFIYKQQEYITDLVAGFGSGIHIVLPQIFCDTVKRFQNVLESVQVDGLILYAKKANKARCFVECCPQLGIGIDAASLQEVTQALACGVPGEHIGISGPAKQTDLLLLAIRQRCLVAIDSLDELHGFIALARQTGCRGRCLLRIHPSAQPESRFGLSSAECEAALQVCTDASSDITLEGFSFHLSGYVPDQRSTAAHQLIDYCQAARMRGLVDCSTVNIGGGFAVRYAEQAHWTAFIAMQQPTHYHAGKSFSDFYPYYSESHGAGMLADILFARQTATGLTLAQRLQSHGIRLLAEPGRALLDQAGFSVFAVQGVKDRAAAGTMPPYGIITVGATSFSLSEQWFNSEYFPDPLLLNRDTFDFFDEQQSDPIPYPACVGGASCLDSDMLSWRKIVFPRRPAAGDLLVYTNTAGYQMDSNESPFHDLPLPAKIVVNLNSDRPRWRLDGVSGSTPAY; translated from the coding sequence ATGAGGCTACCGTCATTGCCCTCGATTCTTCACCCGGCAGTTCGCCATTTTATTTATAAGCAGCAGGAATATATTACCGATCTGGTTGCCGGATTTGGTTCTGGAATCCACATCGTATTACCCCAAATTTTTTGCGACACGGTAAAACGGTTTCAAAACGTATTGGAATCAGTTCAGGTAGACGGACTGATTCTCTACGCCAAAAAAGCCAATAAAGCGCGTTGCTTTGTCGAATGCTGTCCGCAATTAGGTATCGGCATTGACGCTGCCAGTCTGCAGGAAGTAACGCAGGCATTGGCTTGCGGCGTGCCCGGGGAGCATATCGGAATCAGCGGTCCGGCAAAGCAGACCGATTTGCTCCTGTTGGCGATTCGCCAGCGATGCCTGGTTGCCATCGACAGTCTGGATGAGTTGCATGGATTTATCGCCCTGGCGCGACAGACGGGTTGTCGTGGTCGTTGTCTGTTACGCATACACCCTTCAGCGCAGCCAGAGAGTCGCTTCGGACTATCTTCAGCGGAATGCGAGGCCGCATTGCAAGTCTGCACCGACGCGAGCAGCGACATCACTCTGGAGGGGTTTTCATTCCACCTGTCAGGCTATGTCCCTGACCAGCGCTCGACGGCAGCACATCAGTTAATCGACTATTGCCAGGCCGCACGCATGAGGGGCCTCGTCGATTGCAGCACCGTCAATATCGGCGGTGGCTTTGCAGTACGTTACGCGGAGCAGGCGCATTGGACTGCCTTCATCGCCATGCAACAGCCCACGCATTACCATGCCGGAAAATCTTTCTCTGACTTTTATCCCTACTACTCAGAGAGTCACGGTGCCGGTATGCTTGCCGACATCCTCTTTGCCCGACAAACCGCAACAGGCCTGACTCTGGCGCAGCGCTTACAGTCACATGGAATTCGGTTATTGGCAGAGCCCGGGCGGGCGCTGCTTGATCAGGCTGGTTTCAGCGTCTTTGCCGTGCAAGGCGTCAAGGACAGAGCTGCTGCGGGAACGATGCCTCCTTACGGCATCATTACGGTAGGCGCTACCAGTTTCAGTTTGTCCGAACAATGGTTTAACAGCGAATATTTTCCCGACCCACTTCTGCTCAATAGAGACACTTTCGATTTTTTCGACGAGCAACAAAGCGACCCTATCCCCTATCCCGCCTGCGTTGGTGGTGCCAGCTGCCTCGATTCCGACATGCTGAGCTGGCGCAAAATAGTATTCCCTCGCCGTCCCGCTGCTGGCGATTTGCTGGTGTACACCAACACTGCCGGCTATCAAATGGATTCCAATGAATCCCCGTTTCATGACTTGCCTCTGCCCGCCAAAATAGTTGTCAACCTCAACTCCGATCGGCCCCGTTGGCGGCTCGATGGCGTCAGCGGATCTACCCCTGCGTATTAA
- the glyA gene encoding serine hydroxymethyltransferase encodes MFPKNHTIANVDPQLWAAMQQEKVRQQEHIELIASENYTSPAVMEAQGSQLTNKYAEGYPGKRYYGGCEFVDVAEQLAIDRVKQLFGAEAANVQPNSGSQANQGVFFAMLKPGDTIMGMSLAEGGHLTHGMALNMSGKWFNAVSYGLNDKEEIDYDAMERLAHEAKPKLIIAGASAYALRIDFERFAKVAKDVGALFMVDMAHYAGLIAAGVYPNPVPHADFVTSTTHKSLRGPRGGIILMKKEHEKAINSAIFPGIQGGPLMHVIAGKAVAFQEALQPEFKIYQQQVLDNADALAKALISRGLRIISGRTESHVMLVDLRAKNITGKEAEAVLGSAHMTCNKNAIPNDPEKPFVTSGIRLGSPAMTTRGFGVAESIKVGNLIADVLDQPHDAATIERVKAEVKKLTAAFPVYA; translated from the coding sequence ATGTTTCCAAAGAACCATACGATTGCCAATGTTGACCCTCAACTGTGGGCGGCCATGCAGCAAGAAAAGGTACGTCAGCAAGAGCATATTGAGCTGATTGCTTCCGAGAACTACACCTCGCCAGCCGTCATGGAGGCGCAGGGTTCGCAGCTGACCAACAAGTATGCAGAAGGTTATCCGGGCAAGCGTTATTACGGCGGATGTGAGTTTGTCGATGTCGCCGAGCAACTCGCGATTGACCGGGTCAAGCAATTGTTTGGTGCTGAAGCCGCCAATGTGCAGCCGAATTCGGGTTCGCAAGCGAATCAAGGCGTGTTTTTCGCCATGCTCAAGCCGGGCGATACCATCATGGGTATGTCGTTGGCTGAAGGCGGACATCTGACGCACGGCATGGCGCTCAATATGTCGGGAAAATGGTTCAACGCTGTTTCTTACGGCTTGAATGACAAAGAAGAAATCGATTACGACGCGATGGAGCGTCTGGCGCATGAAGCAAAGCCGAAGCTGATCATTGCCGGTGCGTCGGCCTATGCGCTGCGGATTGATTTTGAGCGGTTTGCCAAGGTGGCCAAGGATGTCGGCGCTTTGTTCATGGTCGATATGGCGCATTACGCGGGCCTGATTGCTGCGGGCGTTTATCCTAATCCGGTACCGCATGCCGACTTCGTTACGTCGACAACGCACAAGTCCCTGCGTGGCCCTCGCGGCGGAATCATCCTGATGAAGAAGGAACATGAAAAGGCGATCAATTCTGCCATTTTCCCTGGTATTCAGGGCGGTCCTTTGATGCATGTGATCGCCGGTAAGGCCGTGGCATTCCAGGAGGCCTTGCAGCCTGAATTCAAGATTTATCAGCAACAGGTTCTGGATAACGCAGATGCGCTTGCCAAGGCATTGATCTCGCGTGGTTTGCGTATTATTTCCGGACGCACCGAGTCGCATGTGATGCTGGTTGATCTGCGTGCGAAAAATATCACCGGCAAGGAAGCGGAAGCGGTGCTTGGGTCGGCGCACATGACCTGCAATAAAAATGCGATTCCTAATGATCCGGAAAAGCCGTTCGTGACTTCGGGTATTCGTCTGGGTAGCCCGGCCATGACGACGCGCGGTTTCGGTGTGGCCGAATCGATCAAGGTCGGTAATCTGATCGCCGATGTACTCGATCAGCCGCATGACGCAGCCACAATAGAACGCGTGAAAGCAGAAGTGAAGAAGTTGACTGCTGCGTTCCCTGTTTATGCCTGA
- a CDS encoding ornithine cyclodeaminase family protein: METILIFNTAPEDGSLQVFNKHDMSKVDFSLTEILYAIDAAYKAYSAGLSDNPRKLTTNGKDGRSVSYAMLGRDGQRGTIGLKSSYKFHGNPGKNGQNGQKYYTSLLLFDDATGLPLALMDCSLVGGLRTPAASALIARECAQRNAECALVIGCGTQGQMALPFLATAMPQLKRLIVHGRHTEGVNAVVEKMKRFHPNRTVEVSTNLRAEAGVADIIIGAAGPRSLARVQHDWLKPGALSILVGYGLHPDLLHKADYRIATNEAQMQITGADLVDSDGKLPAVDAELPDILSGSQSGRHDQDQRIFAYNSGMVITDIALGRLFVERASAQGLGRTVQMW, from the coding sequence ATGGAGACTATTTTGATTTTTAATACTGCGCCAGAGGATGGCAGTTTGCAGGTGTTCAACAAGCACGATATGAGTAAAGTCGATTTTTCGCTCACGGAAATTTTGTATGCGATTGACGCAGCATATAAGGCTTACTCAGCAGGTCTGTCTGATAATCCGCGCAAGCTAACGACTAATGGAAAAGACGGTCGCTCTGTCTCTTACGCGATGCTGGGACGGGATGGCCAACGCGGAACGATAGGACTCAAATCATCCTATAAATTCCATGGTAATCCCGGCAAAAATGGGCAGAATGGGCAGAAATATTACACCTCGCTTTTGTTATTTGACGATGCAACCGGATTGCCTCTCGCGTTGATGGATTGCAGTCTGGTAGGCGGACTACGAACACCTGCCGCATCTGCTTTGATCGCACGGGAATGCGCTCAACGCAATGCCGAGTGCGCCTTGGTGATTGGCTGTGGCACACAGGGGCAGATGGCATTGCCATTTCTGGCGACGGCGATGCCGCAATTGAAACGTCTTATCGTACATGGCCGACATACGGAAGGCGTGAATGCGGTAGTGGAAAAAATGAAGCGATTCCATCCGAATCGTACGGTCGAAGTTTCGACGAATTTGCGAGCCGAAGCAGGCGTGGCAGATATCATTATCGGCGCTGCCGGCCCTCGTTCTCTGGCACGGGTACAACACGATTGGCTCAAACCGGGCGCCCTCAGCATTTTGGTCGGATACGGGCTTCATCCCGATCTGCTGCACAAGGCAGATTATCGCATTGCAACTAACGAAGCCCAGATGCAGATCACCGGAGCCGATCTGGTGGACTCCGATGGAAAATTGCCTGCGGTTGACGCCGAATTGCCCGACATTCTCTCAGGGTCGCAATCGGGACGGCATGATCAGGACCAACGAATTTTCGCCTATAACAGTGGCATGGTAATTACCGATATCGCACTAGGTCGCCTGTTTGTCGAGCGCGCCAGCGCACAAGGTTTGGGCCGAACCGTACAAATGTGGTGA
- a CDS encoding SDR family oxidoreductase, whose amino-acid sequence MIVLITGATAGFGAAMAQQFSTNGHRVIATGRRKERLDALASELGPNVLPLVMDVTDKQSVADALASLTPEWQAIDVLINNAGLALGLGSAQQSSLEDWETMIDTNCRGLVTVTHHILPGMVKRGSGSIINLGSVAGTYPYPGGNVYGATKAFVDQFTLNLRADLVGTGVRATNLAPGLCGGTEFSNVRFKGDDSAAAKVYEGTTPLSAQDIASTAYWIATLPPHVNINYIEMMPTCQGFGPFNIKRTT is encoded by the coding sequence ATGATCGTATTAATTACAGGCGCCACAGCCGGTTTCGGCGCTGCCATGGCCCAGCAATTTTCGACCAACGGCCATCGTGTCATCGCTACCGGTCGCCGCAAAGAACGGCTGGACGCATTGGCAAGCGAACTGGGCCCCAACGTCCTGCCACTGGTCATGGATGTGACAGACAAGCAATCGGTCGCCGACGCGCTGGCCAGCCTGACTCCTGAATGGCAAGCAATTGATGTTCTGATCAACAATGCAGGTCTGGCACTCGGCCTGGGCTCAGCTCAACAGTCTTCGCTGGAAGACTGGGAAACCATGATCGACACCAATTGCCGCGGCCTGGTCACGGTCACCCACCATATTCTGCCCGGCATGGTCAAACGCGGAAGCGGCAGCATCATCAACCTGGGCTCGGTCGCCGGCACTTATCCGTACCCGGGCGGCAACGTCTATGGCGCGACCAAGGCCTTCGTCGACCAGTTCACGCTGAACCTGCGCGCCGATCTGGTCGGCACCGGAGTTCGGGCCACTAATCTGGCACCCGGCTTGTGCGGCGGTACTGAATTTTCCAATGTGCGCTTCAAGGGCGACGACAGCGCAGCCGCCAAGGTGTATGAAGGCACCACCCCCCTGTCGGCGCAGGATATCGCCAGCACAGCCTACTGGATTGCAACCTTACCGCCGCATGTCAACATCAACTACATCGAAATGATGCCGACCTGCCAGGGTTTTGGTCCATTCAATATCAAACGGACGACGTAA
- the ybgC gene encoding tol-pal system-associated acyl-CoA thioesterase has product MSARYVWPIRVYYEDTDAGGIVFYANYLKFFERARTEWLRAQGFGQHEMQATYGAMFVVKSTTVDYVSPARLDDELELTVEVEKTGNASVNFVQEAWRIDRNAPEGTAPRLLARGRICVVCVDMASFRPQAIPAPILNSLQQANMSAPAAEAKLSA; this is encoded by the coding sequence ATGAGCGCCAGGTACGTCTGGCCCATTCGGGTCTACTACGAAGACACCGATGCCGGCGGCATCGTGTTTTATGCCAACTACCTGAAATTTTTCGAGCGGGCGCGCACCGAGTGGCTCCGGGCCCAAGGTTTCGGCCAGCATGAAATGCAAGCCACGTACGGAGCCATGTTCGTGGTCAAAAGCACCACCGTTGATTATGTTTCACCAGCCCGACTCGATGATGAATTGGAACTGACGGTCGAGGTTGAAAAAACCGGCAATGCCTCCGTCAATTTCGTCCAGGAAGCCTGGCGCATCGACCGCAACGCCCCTGAGGGAACGGCACCGCGCCTGCTGGCGCGCGGCCGCATCTGTGTAGTCTGCGTCGACATGGCCAGTTTCAGACCACAAGCCATACCGGCACCCATTTTGAACAGCCTGCAACAAGCCAATATGTCGGCCCCGGCTGCCGAAGCCAAGTTAAGCGCATAG
- a CDS encoding TauD/TfdA family dioxygenase produces the protein MPNFKVASKPESPYVHCLAPRERLSIEAIVDELLHNFGSVETAEFADACSLSAQQLPRRLRELAHRFKYMHLQCGAVLLRGIAVDDHRIGPSPQHWDAPWRNPPTLREEVTQCLLSAVLGDIFGWRTQENGRFLRHIVPVLKESEEQLGGGSSVTLVWHNEEAFHECRGDFLSILCYRNDEQAQTILSYVGDIAIPDEKWAILAAPRYTIRPDKSHFPDQNVSAHWRLDDHAFARIQCMYADPQPVPVLSGSREKPFIQVDEAFMCAIEGDAEAAEAFDWLLRQFDDKKNSIVMQPGDMLWIDNKRAVHGRSVYLPHYGPRQRWLRRVNVTLNLRASLPYRESALSRHIV, from the coding sequence ATGCCCAATTTTAAAGTAGCTTCAAAACCAGAATCCCCTTATGTGCATTGCCTGGCTCCCCGGGAGCGCTTGTCAATCGAGGCTATCGTTGATGAATTACTGCACAATTTTGGTAGCGTTGAGACGGCCGAATTTGCAGATGCCTGCAGTCTGTCAGCGCAACAATTGCCACGTCGTTTGCGCGAACTCGCACATCGTTTCAAATACATGCATTTGCAGTGCGGTGCGGTATTGCTGCGCGGGATTGCTGTGGATGATCATCGCATCGGCCCTTCGCCGCAACATTGGGATGCTCCCTGGCGTAATCCGCCGACCTTGCGAGAGGAGGTGACGCAATGCCTGCTGAGTGCCGTACTGGGCGATATATTCGGATGGAGAACGCAAGAAAATGGCCGCTTCCTGCGCCACATTGTTCCGGTTCTAAAAGAAAGCGAAGAGCAACTTGGCGGTGGCAGCAGTGTCACGCTCGTCTGGCATAACGAAGAAGCATTCCATGAATGCCGGGGCGATTTTTTATCCATCCTGTGTTATCGGAATGACGAGCAGGCGCAAACCATATTGTCCTATGTGGGCGACATCGCCATCCCGGATGAAAAATGGGCAATTCTGGCCGCGCCGCGCTACACCATCCGTCCCGATAAGTCGCATTTCCCGGATCAAAATGTCAGTGCGCACTGGCGTCTGGATGATCACGCCTTCGCGCGGATCCAATGTATGTATGCCGATCCGCAACCGGTCCCGGTGCTGTCAGGTTCGCGTGAAAAACCGTTCATACAAGTAGATGAAGCCTTCATGTGTGCCATTGAAGGGGATGCTGAGGCAGCGGAGGCTTTCGACTGGTTACTACGCCAGTTCGATGATAAAAAAAATAGCATCGTCATGCAGCCTGGCGATATGTTGTGGATCGATAACAAGCGCGCAGTACATGGCCGGTCAGTTTATTTACCTCACTATGGGCCGCGTCAACGTTGGCTGAGGCGTGTCAATGTCACCCTCAATTTACGTGCCTCGCTGCCCTATCGCGAAAGTGCATTGAGTCGGCATATTGTCTGA
- the tolB gene encoding Tol-Pal system beta propeller repeat protein TolB, with protein sequence MRRLTCLLALAASAITVALVPVSAQAQLRVEIAGVGAQQIPVAIASFANETIAPQKVTAIIKADLARSGMFKIIDTGDILSENATINYADWKARGADALVIGSVQQLADGRYDIRYRLLDTLKSAQLSALSMSAQSPQLRLSAHKIADDIYQKLTGIPGIFSTRIAYVTKAAREYRLEVADADGEGIQVALRSGEPIISPTWSPDGTKVAYVSFEARKPVIYIQNLVTRQRTVAANFKGSNSAPSWSPDGSHLAVALTRDGLTQIYSIEADGSNVQRLTRSNGIDTEPRYAPNGSIYFTSDRSGGPQIYKMGPNGGEAQRITFTGTYNTSPRISADGKLLAYISRREGKYQLYLLDLTNNQELRLSDTARDESPSFSANGKYVMYSNGNGLSVVSVDGQVKQRLTTQAGNIREPTWGPFMK encoded by the coding sequence ATGCGTCGCCTGACGTGCCTGCTGGCACTTGCCGCCAGCGCTATCACCGTGGCGCTCGTGCCGGTCTCCGCACAAGCGCAATTGCGGGTGGAAATTGCCGGCGTCGGTGCGCAGCAAATCCCGGTCGCCATTGCTAGTTTTGCCAATGAGACCATCGCCCCGCAAAAAGTGACAGCCATCATCAAGGCCGATCTGGCACGCAGCGGCATGTTCAAGATCATCGACACCGGCGACATCCTCTCCGAAAACGCCACCATCAATTACGCCGACTGGAAAGCACGCGGCGCCGATGCGCTGGTCATCGGCAGCGTGCAACAACTGGCGGACGGGCGCTACGACATCCGCTACCGCTTGCTCGATACGCTCAAATCGGCGCAACTGTCGGCCCTGTCGATGTCGGCCCAAAGCCCTCAGCTACGCTTGAGCGCGCACAAAATTGCCGATGATATTTATCAAAAGCTGACCGGCATTCCCGGCATTTTCTCGACCCGCATCGCCTATGTCACCAAAGCCGCGCGCGAATACCGGCTGGAAGTAGCCGATGCTGACGGCGAGGGCATTCAAGTCGCGCTGCGTTCAGGCGAACCGATCATTTCGCCCACCTGGTCGCCCGACGGCACCAAGGTGGCCTATGTTTCGTTCGAAGCGAGAAAGCCGGTTATCTACATTCAAAATCTGGTGACCCGTCAGCGCACCGTCGCCGCCAATTTCAAGGGCAGCAACTCCGCGCCTTCCTGGTCGCCGGATGGCTCGCACCTTGCCGTGGCGCTGACACGCGACGGCCTCACGCAAATCTATAGCATCGAGGCCGACGGCAGTAATGTGCAGCGTCTGACCCGCAGCAATGGCATCGACACCGAACCGCGCTATGCGCCTAACGGCAGTATTTATTTCACCAGCGATCGCAGCGGTGGCCCGCAAATTTACAAGATGGGTCCCAATGGCGGTGAGGCGCAACGGATCACCTTTACCGGCACCTACAACACCAGCCCTCGCATATCGGCGGATGGCAAATTGCTGGCCTATATTTCCCGCCGTGAAGGCAAATATCAGCTGTACCTGCTGGATCTGACTAACAATCAGGAACTACGTCTCTCCGACACGGCAAGAGACGAATCCCCCAGTTTTTCTGCCAACGGCAAGTACGTTATGTATTCGAACGGCAATGGACTGTCGGTCGTTTCGGTCGATGGTCAGGTCAAGCAACGTTTGACAACACAGGCCGGCAATATCCGCGAGCCGACCTGGGGCCCGTTCATGAAGTAA
- a CDS encoding ExbD/TolR family protein: MSGSPMRGGRPRKFKSEINVVPYIDVMLVLLIIFMVAAPITNPSVINLPNAGKSNVPPTSYVNIALKPDSKATISVSGPQKGNSGTQTASSRSDLVRKLSDLHEDNPDLPVMVSADKDIKYDEVIQVLSEAKKLGISRVGLATK, from the coding sequence ATGTCAGGTTCCCCCATGCGCGGCGGCCGCCCCCGCAAATTCAAATCCGAAATCAACGTCGTACCGTATATCGATGTGATGCTGGTACTGCTGATCATCTTCATGGTCGCGGCACCAATCACCAATCCCAGCGTCATCAACCTGCCCAACGCAGGCAAGTCGAATGTGCCGCCGACCAGCTACGTCAACATCGCACTCAAGCCGGACAGCAAGGCCACGATCAGCGTCAGCGGCCCGCAAAAGGGCAATAGCGGCACACAAACCGCCTCCAGCCGCAGCGATCTGGTACGCAAACTTTCTGATCTTCATGAGGACAACCCCGACCTCCCGGTCATGGTTTCCGCCGACAAGGACATCAAGTACGACGAGGTGATCCAGGTCCTGTCCGAAGCAAAGAAACTGGGCATCTCCAGGGTAGGTCTGGCCACTAAGTAA
- the tolQ gene encoding protein TolQ, giving the protein MTVTQDLSFVSLIANASILVQLVLLLLLAASVLSWTYIFRKMFTIRSARLQTETFESSFWSGGNLMALYQDTLSNRRKSSGDGGALERIFQAGMSEFNKGKAAVVGKANTEPGAALDGARRAMRAAYQREMDVLELHLAFLASVGSVSPYIGLFGTVWGIMNAFRGLSNVQQATLAAVAPGIAEALVATAIGLFAAIPAVIAYNRFSHDVDRLAIRFESFIEEFSNILQRQAR; this is encoded by the coding sequence ATGACCGTCACTCAAGATCTTTCCTTCGTTTCCCTGATCGCCAACGCCTCGATACTGGTGCAACTCGTCTTGCTGCTGCTGCTGGCCGCATCGGTATTGAGCTGGACCTATATTTTCCGCAAGATGTTTACCATCCGCAGCGCACGCCTGCAGACCGAAACATTCGAAAGCAGCTTCTGGTCGGGCGGTAATTTGATGGCGCTGTACCAGGACACCTTGTCCAACCGCCGCAAATCGAGCGGTGACGGCGGCGCGCTGGAACGTATTTTTCAGGCCGGCATGAGTGAGTTCAACAAAGGCAAAGCCGCTGTCGTGGGCAAAGCCAACACCGAACCCGGCGCAGCGCTGGACGGCGCACGACGCGCCATGCGCGCAGCCTATCAGCGTGAAATGGATGTGCTGGAACTGCATCTGGCGTTCCTGGCATCGGTCGGCTCCGTTTCACCCTATATCGGGCTGTTTGGTACCGTGTGGGGCATCATGAATGCCTTCCGCGGCCTGTCCAACGTGCAGCAGGCAACACTGGCCGCCGTCGCGCCGGGTATTGCCGAAGCACTGGTCGCTACCGCCATCGGCCTGTTTGCCGCGATCCCTGCCGTGATTGCCTACAATCGGTTTTCCCACGACGTCGATCGTCTGGCGATCCGCTTCGAAAGCTTTATCGAAGAATTCTCGAACATCTTGCAACGGCAGGCACGCTGA
- a CDS encoding cell division protein ZapA: protein MIQLPVNIMGTSYTLACQEGQEPALQLAVAYLDEKMCSIRDMGKIKGTDRIAVTAALGIAAELLSTRHDSGPLAGLTLAEWKLNVSAMHTLLDQALTPQENLF from the coding sequence ATGATCCAGCTCCCCGTCAATATTATGGGTACGTCCTACACGCTGGCTTGCCAGGAAGGACAGGAGCCTGCGTTGCAACTGGCAGTCGCTTACCTTGATGAAAAAATGTGCTCCATTCGCGACATGGGAAAAATCAAAGGTACGGATCGTATCGCGGTAACAGCAGCCCTCGGGATTGCCGCCGAATTGTTATCGACTCGGCATGATTCTGGGCCACTCGCTGGCCTGACTCTGGCCGAGTGGAAGCTGAATGTTTCAGCAATGCATACCCTGCTGGACCAGGCACTGACCCCTCAAGAAAATTTATTTTGA
- a CDS encoding cell envelope integrity protein TolA — protein sequence MDNSSPPTVPHAPGRWRAVALALLVHGALIAFLWIGIRWQNSTPIAVEAEIWNPQIREAAPLPEPEARRPDPVPVARPVPPPPKVEEAPVINPDIALEKEKKRKEQQKRDKELQDEKKEQLRLKQEKQDKQEELDKRKKQEQQQEQKKEKEADEKKKKELDKLAADKQRKQQEQDSKQSDKRRQDDLKRMMSQAGGTGDASRSQGPRGNADYIGKVGARIRSNTVFNVPDSIVGNPSVEYTVELLPDGTLRGLRKTKSSGVSGFDEAVQRAIEKSVPFPPDKDGKVPASFAIVHKPKDQ from the coding sequence ATGGATAATTCTTCCCCCCCTACCGTCCCGCACGCTCCGGGACGCTGGCGCGCGGTTGCTCTGGCTCTGCTCGTCCATGGCGCTTTGATTGCCTTTCTCTGGATCGGCATCCGCTGGCAAAACTCGACACCCATTGCCGTCGAAGCTGAAATCTGGAATCCGCAAATCCGCGAAGCCGCACCGCTGCCCGAACCGGAAGCCCGTCGACCGGACCCGGTGCCGGTTGCGCGTCCCGTGCCGCCGCCACCAAAAGTGGAAGAAGCGCCAGTGATCAATCCTGACATCGCCCTGGAAAAAGAAAAAAAACGCAAAGAACAGCAAAAGCGCGACAAAGAATTGCAAGATGAGAAAAAAGAACAGCTACGCCTGAAACAAGAAAAACAGGACAAGCAGGAAGAACTCGATAAGCGCAAGAAACAAGAGCAACAACAGGAGCAAAAAAAGGAAAAAGAAGCCGACGAAAAGAAAAAGAAAGAACTCGACAAACTTGCTGCCGACAAGCAGCGCAAGCAGCAAGAACAAGACAGCAAACAATCGGATAAACGCCGCCAGGACGATTTAAAGCGCATGATGAGCCAGGCGGGTGGAACCGGCGACGCCAGCAGATCGCAAGGTCCGCGCGGCAATGCCGACTACATCGGCAAAGTGGGCGCAAGGATCAGGTCCAATACGGTATTTAATGTGCCGGACAGTATCGTGGGGAACCCTTCGGTAGAATACACAGTTGAATTGTTGCCCGACGGCACGCTGCGTGGCCTGCGCAAGACCAAGTCGTCCGGCGTTTCCGGCTTCGATGAGGCAGTACAAAGAGCGATTGAGAAATCAGTCCCGTTTCCGCCCGATAAGGACGGCAAAGTCCCCGCGAGTTTCGCCATCGTGCATAAACCGAAGGATCAGTAA
- the nrdR gene encoding transcriptional regulator NrdR yields the protein MKCPFCNHDDTSVVDTRASEEGDTIRRRRRCEHCDKRFTTFERIELTMPVIVKKNGSRTEFETAKLRASLMLALRKRPVSAEAVDQAIHSIQEKLLSSGAREVVSGHVGELVMRELKRLDKVAYIRFASVYKSFEDLSEFQDAIAEVGRERPAVPKKPT from the coding sequence ATGAAATGTCCTTTTTGCAATCACGACGATACGTCGGTAGTCGATACCCGCGCTTCGGAAGAGGGTGACACGATTCGTCGCCGGAGGCGTTGCGAGCATTGCGACAAGCGCTTCACGACGTTTGAGCGGATTGAGTTGACGATGCCGGTGATCGTCAAGAAAAACGGTAGCCGGACGGAGTTCGAAACTGCCAAGCTGCGCGCTAGTCTGATGCTGGCATTGCGTAAACGCCCCGTTTCTGCGGAAGCGGTTGATCAGGCGATTCATAGCATTCAGGAAAAACTGCTATCGAGCGGAGCCCGTGAAGTGGTATCCGGTCACGTTGGTGAGTTGGTGATGCGTGAGTTGAAGCGGCTGGATAAGGTTGCCTATATCCGGTTTGCATCGGTCTATAAAAGCTTTGAGGATTTGTCGGAGTTCCAGGATGCGATTGCTGAAGTCGGTCGGGAGCGACCTGCTGTGCCAAAAAAACCAACCTGA